In a genomic window of Candidatus Hadarchaeales archaeon:
- a CDS encoding AAA family ATPase: protein MVLRRRGFVLGVFSAKGGVGKTTTVSNLGAAIAQKKKGKVVIMETNMTASNLGLYLGVVDPPVVVQDLVYGRMRVEEALIKTPYGLHLLPGSVAYTEEVPAVDFSPIVEVLRKKYELIILDTAPGFAPEVTAAMRVCDAIIVCCQPQIPAIAGTLQTLRMAERLKVPVIGCVLTRVTGKRWEIPISEIRRTLGWPSLAEIPEDEMVPESITRGTPVVLWAPRSPAALGYLKLSSQLLSYLRRMRVRKKAKKKAKRGSKK from the coding sequence TTGGTCTTGAGGAGGAGGGGTTTTGTGCTCGGGGTATTTTCGGCGAAGGGAGGTGTGGGGAAGACCACCACGGTTTCCAATCTGGGGGCGGCCATTGCCCAGAAGAAAAAGGGGAAGGTGGTGATCATGGAGACCAACATGACGGCCTCCAACCTCGGTCTCTATCTGGGTGTGGTGGACCCACCCGTGGTGGTGCAGGATTTGGTGTACGGAAGGATGAGGGTGGAGGAGGCCCTGATCAAGACCCCCTATGGCCTTCACCTCCTCCCGGGTTCCGTGGCTTACACGGAGGAGGTTCCAGCCGTGGATTTTTCCCCCATCGTGGAAGTTCTCAGGAAGAAATACGAACTCATCATCCTGGACACCGCTCCCGGTTTCGCCCCAGAGGTCACGGCAGCCATGAGGGTTTGTGATGCCATCATCGTCTGTTGCCAGCCCCAGATCCCCGCGATAGCGGGCACCCTGCAGACCCTGAGGATGGCAGAGCGTCTGAAGGTTCCGGTGATAGGTTGCGTCCTCACGAGGGTTACGGGGAAGAGGTGGGAAATACCCATCTCCGAAATCAGGAGGACGTTGGGCTGGCCTTCGCTTGCCGAGATCCCCGAGGATGAGATGGTTCCGGAAAGCATCACGAGGGGAACCCCCGTGGTGCTCTGGGCCCCCCGCTCTCCCGCGGCGCTGGGTTATCTGAAGCTCTCCTCTCAGCTCCTCTCCTACCTCAGGCGCATGAGGGTCAGGAAGAAGGCCAAGAAGAAGGCCAAGAGGGGTTCCAAGAAGTAG